From Lytechinus pictus isolate F3 Inbred chromosome 6, Lp3.0, whole genome shotgun sequence, the proteins below share one genomic window:
- the LOC129263724 gene encoding leucine-rich repeat protein SHOC-2-like, with amino-acid sequence MDAKGKGKGVDKSSATPENVKKQVMVRVPGDQVKRPGPGKKKTRNTHSEADLSKEFAKCKEQGDRRLDLSKLSIAILPSSLKDLTQLVELYLYGNRLVCLPAEIGCLCNLERLALNENSLTTLPEELEKLSSLKVLDLRHNKLKEIPVVVYKLLSLTTLFLRFNRITQVDEDIHNLTKLTMLSLRENKIKALPRGIGKLTLLTTFDVSHNHLEHLPEEIGNCTLLSSLDLQHNELLDLPESIGNLNCLSRLGLRYNRLTAIPKSLSNCVNLEEFNVEGNNIGILPEGLLCSLNKLTSICLSRNNFTAYPVGGPQQFATVDTINMDHNQINKIPFGIFSRSKYLTKLNMKDNQLTALPLDVNSWTSMVELNLGTNQISKLPEDIEHLTSLEVLILSNNLLRRLPSRIGNLSRLRELDLEENKLEALPSEIAYLKELQKLSVQTNQLTQLPRSIGRLTNLIYLKAGENNLSSLPEEIGSLEQLQQLYINDNHNLNHLPFELALCSSLQIMSIENCPLSQIPPEVVAGGPSLVIQYLRYQGPYRHMVSL; translated from the exons ATGGATGCCAAGGGGAAAGGCAAAGGGGTGGACAAGTCCTCAGCAACCCCAGAGAATGTCAAGAAGCAGGTGATGGTGAGGGTTCCTGGAGACCAGGTCAAGAGGCCAGGGCCAGGCAAGAAGAAGACCAGGAATACTCATTCTGAGGCG GATCTGAGCAAGGAGTTTGCAAAATGCAAGGAGCAAGGGGACAGAAGACTTGATCTTAGCAAACTATCG ATCGCCATTCTCCCGAGTTCGTTGAAAGAT CTCACTCAGCTTGTGGAACTGTATCTCTATGGGAACAGACTCGTTTGCTTACCTGCGGAGATAGGTTGCCTTTGCAACCTGGAGAGATTGGCGCTGAACGAGAACTCACTGACGACATTACCAGAAGAATTGGAGAAGTTGAGCTCCCTGAAAGTCCTGGATCTGAGGCACAATAAACTTAAAGAG atTCCTGTTGTGGTGTATAAGCTTCTTTCGCTAACCACATTATTCCTCCGCTTCAATCGTATCACCCAAGTTGATGAAGACATCCATAACTTAACG AAGCTAACGATGTTGAGCCTGCGGGAGAACAAGATCAAAGCATTGCCGAGAGGAATAGGAAAGCTTACACTTCTGACAACGTTTGACGTCTCTCACAATCACCTGGAACATCTTCCAGAAG aaatcGGGAACTGTACTCTGCTATCCTCACTGGACCTACAGCACAATGAGCTCCTGGACCTCCCTGAGTCTATTGGTAACCTCAACTGTTTGAGTCGCCTTGGCCTGAGGTATAACCGACTTACCGCCATCCCAAAGAGTCTCAGCAACTGTGTCAATCTTGAGGAATTCAACGTCGAAGGCAACAACATTGGTATCCTACCA GAAGGACTTCTTTGCTCATTAAACAAACTGACAAGCATATGCCTGTCAAGGAATAACTTCACTGCATACCCAGTAGGAGGACCACAGCAATTTGCTACAGTCGAT ACGATCAATATGGATCACAATCAGATCAACAAGATTCCTTTTGGGATTTTCAGTCGATCAAAGTACCTGACCAAACTCAACATGAAGGACAACCAGTTGACTGCTCTTCCACTAG ATGTTAACAGTTGGACGAGTATGGTAGAGCTGAATCTTGGCACAAATCAGATCAGCAAGCTGCCAGAAGATATTGAACACCTTACATCATTAGAGGTTCTTATCCTTAGTAATAATCTTCTCAGG AGACTTCCAAGCAGGATTGGGAACCTGAGTAGATTGAGAGAATTAGATCTTGAGGAGAACAAATTAGAAGCTTTGCCCTCTGAAATAG CTTACCTGAAAGAGCTTCAGAAACTATCTGTGCAGACGAATCAACTTACGCAACTCCCAAGATCCATAGG GCGACTCACAAATCTGATCTACTTGAAGGCTGGCGAAAACAATTTGTCGTCATTACCTGAGGAAATAG GCTCGCTGGAACAACTTCAACAACTCTACATTAATGACAATCACAATCTTAATCATCTCCCATTTGAGCTGGCGTTATGTTCATCACTACAGATAATGAGTATAGAGAATTGCCCTCTCTCACAGATACCGCCAGAGGTGGTAGCAGGCGGGCCGTCTCTCGTTATACAG TACCTGCGATACCAGGGCCCCTATCGTCACATGGTGTCACTCTGA